AGTGGACCTCTGCTTGCAAAACGGGATTTCCTCCTCCTAGCATCCTTTTTGCAGCCCCACCAAAATCTTCTCCAGAAGGCCGTCTCCACCTCATCTTCTGGAGAAAATTTCGGGGGCACATGAGGAGCGACAGAAAGAATTTTCCTGATGCCAGCTATTTCCTTTGGCACAAAATAAGTTTGCTTAGGAATAGACTTGAGGATCAAATGATACATGTTGCTGAGCTGcatatggatagctcagtggtttaggtctctggctgcggagccggaggctgagagttcgattcccccactgtgacgccttgagaagggctggactcaatgacccacggggtcccttctagttctgtaGTTTAAaggctattatttttatttttaaaaattgcagagcAAGGGCCAATGGAATGAAAAGTGTGGGGCATGTGAACCTTTTCCTTATAATAGGGAGTCTTTTCTCTCGAGAAACCACTGGGAGATCTGCTGTTTACAGAAAAGCAGTGAAATGAAGGGGGATGAGATCAAAACCAGAAGTGCTCTgccatcatttccagttttgttcAGTGTTGAAGTATCTGGGAGCCCCTGGACATCATTTTATCATGAAACAGCTGCACTCAGAGGAATCTTGAAATAGaaaactacatttaaaaaaacaccccaaactgAGATAAGTGGGAGATCTGCATGTCCTGTCCTCCATGACCTGGGTAAGGTGCAAGGGGGGGGCAAGGGCCATGATTTGCCCACCCAtgtcctctcctttcctctcgCTTCAGAAGATTCCTCCCACCTGCTGCTCCCCctttagtacagtggaccctctacttacggaatcaatctgtattggaacggtggctgcaggtcgaaaagtctgtaggtcgagtctccattgacctacaatgcattgaaaatcgattaaccccgtaaccagccgtttttgttccgtctttgttccattttagtttttttctggtctgtaggtcgattctcagtctgcaagtggaacctaaattttgtggccagagaattTTGtcactcaaaaagtctgtaagtcgagccatctgtaaatcgagggtccactgtatagggtctcaggtgtatgtttgtgtgtgtgcggcagagagagagagagagagagagagagagagagagagagagagagagagagagtcttcttCACCAGTGTGCAGGCGTGTGTGTATTTTGAAGAGAAAAAATTCCTGTGAACAAAAGTCAAGTGTCGTTTCCCTGAAATCTCCTCAATATTTTTCCCATTGAGGCTTTTGCTTCataaatgaaaggaagaaaatgtgatACGTATGTAGTGGGCTTTGCAACTCCCCTTCTACCCTCTTTCAGCAAACATCCTGATGGATGCCACAGGGCATCGAACGTCCACACAATTGATAATGGGAAGCTGACAAAACTGCCCTTCCATTTCTCTAGGCCCAAGCTTTGGGtttgtattttttcaaaaagaatgCCATACAGTAGTCGGTTGGTTTTTAAACCTCAGATAGCAGTTGTTGTTGCTGAATACATTTGCCCCCTGAGACTGACCACAGATCCAGACCAGGAGCAGATCAGAATGGCAACAAAAGGGACGCCAGAGTGGGTCGCCCCCTTTAGTCAGGCCCAGGGTGAGGGGAGGCCTctgtctctccctttccctcatcATTCCTAAAATGGGGAGGCGTTACACTTTCCCAAATCTGAAGAGAAGTTAACCTGTTCAAGCAAAATAAGTCAAACCGTTACTAGGTCGCCCTTTacgaggggaggagggagggagcccgtAAAGTTGCTTTAGACTCACACTTCTCAgccttttaaaatccatacccTTCTTGCAACAAATCTAAAAACCTCATGCCACTCTTTAAACCTGCCTTTCCTCATCATTTTATTTGCAACTTGAAACGTTGTGATTGAAAACAGCTCAAAATATTTATAGTGATAGAATATGGGTGCGGGTCCATGGGTTGGCAGCAGGACGCAATCAGCTGTGTAATGAGAAAGCTATAgataatttcccccctcctttctccaaATAAACAATGaatatgttttattaaaaaaacacaaaatgagaACTGTACATGCCTCCCCTGAGATCCCAGTTTGCCACTGGTTCAGAACCGCCGCTTTAGAAGGCAGTGAacttaagaaaaagaaaccagatgaACTCCAAGTAGACTTCTACAAGTAGAGTTCCCCCATTTCTCTTTGCAGCCTTCCAGATCCGGTCCAGAAGCATCCTACCCCACAAGCACAATTTGAAGGTGTGCTGGAGGCTGCTGGAAGAGTGAGCATCGGCCCCACCGTCTGTAACTATCAGCGGGAGGCATTAACTGTGGAGCACTCTGCACGCTTTGTTACACGTTGTGTTACTCCAAAATGATGTCAGTTTTGCCTTAAAATAATTTGGCAGttgctcattttattgaccttcctggtgtttgtgtgtttaattATTACTAAGTTGTCATTGTGTCTGTCAAACTGTGACAGAGACTGCTTTCAAACCTTATGACTGCAGTGCTGCTGAAAATGGCTCATGGGGAAGTtgtaaagaaatggaattaattTGCAACTCTCCCTGCTTTTTGGTTGGGTATCCAAGTAGCTCATGGGCATTTTAATTGTAAAAGTAAAACTAATTGTGCTTATATCTACAAGCTCCAGTTCTATAATTCCAATGggcagtctttttttaaaaaaaagatgactgaaaatatccttggggtctttaaaaaccaaaatgcTTCAATAAACTATTGTGTTTTTAACACTGTAGTAGCCAAAGCATCGACTCAGAATTTCCTTATCTTCCGACTCCAGTAATTACAGATGCTGTTCATTTAGCCTGTTTGTGTATGTAGTAACGTTTCATGTTTCTTCATAATCTTGAGGGAGTCCTGCtgatttttaatactgtatatgaatatacgagtataacaaaaaaaaaggcaaataaactGCTCATTACaaactgttttttccccactttctAAAAGGAACCCAATACCTCTTATTATCTTTAACGCGAGATTCGCTCTTggcagtattatttatttatttatttatttattttaaagacatGATTGCAGTGTTGTCATTTAATATAGACTATATAgggctttattttgcttttcgtGTAAAGAAGTGAACAAAGAATTGAAGTGGtccaattaaaaaagaaaagaaaaagaaaatcaggcaTAGGGTGACCAGATGCAAAAGAGGACAAGGTTCCTATATCTTTTAGATTTGTGGGCAAGAGGACATTTCAGCAGGTACAGCTTGCAATAGAAGCAACACTGCTGAAATCCGCACTTCCAAGCAACTATTAAAAGCACAGGAACCCtaaccctctcctctttcaccctaattttGCCTACCTAATAATTTGTCACTACATTTggggttttttatatatatatttcaatgcAATTTTACACACATCTAAATGGAAGGAGGTCCAGTTGTGTTCAGCAGGATTTATTCCCAGATTAAGTGGCTAGAGGATTACAACAACCTAAGAGGAGCCATATTGCATTAAAGGCAAAAAATGATCGTGCTCCCATACATTCAGAAGGATATTGTTGTTTTTAGACTCTTAGGTGCAGCACCCTGCATTACATTACGTGTTCCTTTCCACCTCTCAAATTCGGGAGGAGAGGCTGGTGCTGACAGGAAGCCTGGAGAGTGGGGTGTGTACATGGATGTTTATACGCTGTCCTTTTAGGGTCCTGCCATAATACCCAAAACAATCATCTTCTATTTGTCCGAGCAGTAAACTCCACACCTGATGCTTGGTGATCACTGAGATGCTAGCATCTGTTTTGGAAAACAATATCAGAGTAAAACTGTTTTATCTTAGAAACATTCACATTCATTTCAGGGAGCAGGAGGGGTCCTGGAAAATGTTGTGACTCTCAAGATCTGAAAGAGCTTAAGGAGATGTCAGATTGCCCACCCTGGTCTTACAGGGCACTCCATATTCCATAAACATAATGGGGATGGATTATATTAGTGCTGAATGATAATAGTGGTTATGTGTCTTCTTACATGTACAGCTGTGTGGTTGAACGACATAGATGTCACACTAGTGGATTTTGTTCTTGTCGTTTTCACGTTTCGGGATTGGCATAAATGAGACCATTATGAACACAGTCTACAGACTGTAAACCAGAAAGTCAAAGCTGTAAAGACCAAGCAGAAAAAACATACTGAAGATGTTCTGCTCCTGGAAATTATTTTCCCATTGTTAAATCATATGATGAGCTCTTTACTCTCTCTACTGAGatgaaaaccaaaaccaaacccaaaaaccaaataaaaaaccctgaaatatttacatctattaaaaaaaattcctaacaTCTCAGATGCTTCTTGCTTGACATGTCGTTCCAAATCCTGTGCATTTCCTCAGGCGATATCTGATGCACTGTGATAACACGCCGGTATCTGCACAGGCTGTACGCCATCTTCCAGTGATTAAAGCCACTGTTTTGGAAAGGATGGATGCCAAGTTTCCTCAAACAGAGTCCCACATACACATCTTCAAGGTGAAGAAGTCTAGTATGGAGGGAGGTTTTGTAAATCATTTCAGCGACGTCGGCTGAAAAAATGTAGCCAGTGCCCGAGCAAAATGGCGGGTAGTTGCTGTCAGGATACAAATCCCTGGGCATGTACCATTTGCTACGGACATCCCTGATTGGCCCTCCATTGATGACATAGCCAGTGAAGTACCTCCGCCTTGGCTTGGTGCTGGGTTTGAGCAACTTGTAAATAAGGTTGTCCATATTTACAAAAATGTCACTGTCTGTTTTCATGACGTACTTGGCTTTCGAGCAAAAGGTGGCTACCCATCTCATTCCCATTAACGTTTTCAGGGTCAGGTTATGATAGGAATCAATGAAGTCCTCCACAATGATGTCATGGAAAATCTGACTCTCCTGTTCAACCATCTGGTTCAACACAGGGTCTGTGTTTTTCCCCAGAAGAAAAAGAGTGGAAATCTTAATGCCTTTGAAGTTGTTCTCATCTCCCCAAGTCTCTCGAATGGCTTGTCTGGCGTCAAATTCTTTGTGCGTCGTGCTGATGAGAATGACTAGAAAAGGGGGATTCTTCTCACATTTCTCCGGCTCATTTATGAGGAAATCAAATGAATGAGGATTGATTGGTCGTGTCCTTATATTGCCAAAGGAGACATTTTTTCTTGCCATGGATATGCTGTCGTACGTTTTATGGACTGTGTAGGATGAAGTGGGGCGTGTTATGCTTAAATACCAAAGAGCACTGGCCCAACACACAACTGTCAGGACATACAAACATGAGACTTTTGAAGCCATTGTTCCAGGTGCTCTTCTATTCATCAGAATGAATAAACCGCCTTCTTACCATTAGCATCTCTTGGTCCCACAACAGCACCATGATATTTCTTCAGACCTTAAAGTTCGACAAAGAAAACCTCTTCCGGACTCGTTCATTGAGCTCAGAGAAAAAGTTTTAAGCCTGAAGTGCATTCTTTCACCTGTGTGTCAGGAACCTCCATGTCCTGGGGCGAtgtgttatttctgaaaaacattaGTGGAAAAGGATGTATATGAACGTTAGGTAAGTCTTAATAGCAAACTTTGTTGGATATGCAAAATTATGGTAATTAAAACATGCTATTGTTTTGTGCAGCATCAACTTTCTGGAAGTTTCATATTAACAGGCTTTTACTTGGACGTTagggaaatgaataaataaaccacCACAAACCTAACAAGAAAGGCAGTGTATTTTAACAAACACAATACTGACTTGCAATCACATCAGTGGCAATCCAAACCAAGGTGGACAGGCTGGGCCACTTCTGATATATGATTGTTGTCAAGAGGCCCAAAACGCCCAGCAACAAATTGACAACTATCTGTTCAAACTGGttttggcaaaaacaaaacaaaaaacccaccagcTAGTTGTTCCAGCACTGATCTGAGCCCAAGGAAAACATACTTTCCCACAAGATGATACAACATAAAAGAAAAACGCTCTTAAAATCCAACAGATTaaggatatttatttaaaatacttacatTTTCAAATAACAAGGCAATAAgctaaaataaaaagcaacaaaacatatGACTACAACAGAGTGATACAATAGTTTTGGAACTGATTACACCCCTTTAAAGAAACATATTTGAACAGTCCAAGGAAACTCTTATATATCTACATATAAAAGATGAGATCCAGCAtgatgtagggcagtggttcccaaccttgggtgacccaggtgctattggactgcaattcccagaagctttcatgaccaactgtgctggtcagggtttctgggaattgtagtccaagaatacctgggttacctaaggttggaaatcactggtacagtggatagagtaaACGGCCCAGGACTTAGCAGACCTCAAATCACCTTTTGGCCATGGAGAAACAGTGAAGGTGGCACAGGTAAAACTAACCCTTCAATAACCCACATGCCTTATAACATGATTAGGATCACCCTAGGTCAGATGTGACTTAATGACCCATGGCCACAACAGTGAACTGCGGTATCCTTAAATTTGAAGCCTGCAATAATATGATtacattatttaattattattccaTCATGTATTACTAAACTATAGCCTTGCTAGTTTATGATATCAGAGATCAGAATATGAACCAATTTGTTTTGAAGAGGAATTCTGTGTCAGTGAACTTCTATTCACTTTCATACACAgggataaaacaaacaaacaacttgatCCTGTTTGAATTGTAGCACATTTTCTGACCTCAGGAATTCCACAGAATTGTGGGGGTACAGAAATGCTCCCTGTCTAAAGGAATATATTGGTGTAAGTGGCATCAAGTTGCTGCACCTAAATAACCAGAAACCCTCCCGcccccaaaaaagacaaaacacacGGTTCTTGTATTATTAGGTCTTTCTTAATCCCAGCGAATTCCAAGGTTCCCTCAATGGAAGAAGCTGCAATTTCCTCCAGAGTACATCACTTCTGTTTTGTCACAATTttgtttggttaaaaaaaagcatGAAACATTTTTGTCCCGATAAATAACATTTACTaggacaatctctctctctctctctctctctctctctcccggtgGCATAAAAACAATGGATTGGCCTTGgctttttttctgctttggcaTCTGTAAAGCACATTTGAATGCTCAACCCAGTCCACAGGTAAAATGACAGGGTATGATGTGTTACTTTTTCCATGGACAAGAACACAAAGAACAAAAAGACACAAACTATGAGATACCTCTTTGTGCCATGTCCGCACCTCATGTTACGGATTTTGAAAGCTCTTGTGCCGTCAGAGCCTCAGGGTGCAGTCCTGGTCCCCAGGGGGTCCATTGGTCTTTGGAGTTGGCCTGGCatccgggctgagggggctccaggCAAAGGGTTCCCAGGTGGGCTCCAGCTGTCCGTGGAGGCCTTGTTTCACAGAAACAGGCAGCAGTGCCAGTGTGCTGAGCAGCacctgggcagccattttaattgCCCACAACTGCTGCTGTCAATGTCACTCTGAGGCAGTGAGGGAAATTTAAGTGGAGCCCTGATAGAGATGCCCAGATACACACCGTGTAGTATATCCAGGCTGGAATTCTTAAGACCAGACCGGACCGTTGTCCAGTGATGACCAGGCACTAGTGTCAACTCTGTTTCAGAGAGaggccagaacttggaaaacacTATTTATTGGCCTGTACCTTCCAAGATTCCCTCACACACTATGGTCACTGGCTGCAAGACTCTGGGAGACATAATCTCCCAAGAAGGAACTTTTTCACACTCTGCAGGTGGATGCATGTAGCAAATAAATCTGGGTCACTTTCAAATGTGGACAACTCCTGGTACAGGAAGAGCAAGAACCAACCATTGTTCATTAAAGGTGTCAATGAACATACCTGCATATGCAATTTTCATTAATTAAGGGGGAAGGGGAGTGGGCatcaataatatataaatatggacttctgttattttaataaactACATTCCCAGGTTAATTATGTCATcacccacttccttccttccttccttccttccttccttccttccttccttccttccttccttccttccttccttccttccttccttccttccttccttccttccttccttcacccaTGTTCTTGTTAGAGATACAAGGATCTTGTATTATTGAAGGCAATGGGGCATTCCCACTAAAGAGTTATTTCATGTGTACAAAGATACCCATCTAATCCTGTACCTGCAAAATGGTTGAAATGGCAAGGTGAAATATACAATCTGCTATCCCACAGTAATTGAAGGCAATAGGAATGGATGTGACCTAACGGGCTTTCCGTTTTGTTTAACTTTGTTatcttttgttttctattttattgtaaattTTTGTGTCATAAGTTGATTTGTTGGCTATGATtatgacagaaaaggaaagagggtaTAAATATACTTGTaattatttaaaacaatgttgttatgttccatcaagtcccttccaacttatggcaaccctatgaacaagccatctcccaaatgtccttctcctcaacagccctgctcagctcctgcagactcatgcccgtggtttcctttagggagtcagcccatctcatatttggtcttcctcttttcctgctacattccaccttttccagcattatctttttcagaaaatcctggaagtaggacagcctcgggTTCAACATTTTTGGCTCCAGATATGggccaggcttgatttgatctaggatttgttcatctttctggcagtctaggatatcctcaaagctctcctccagcaccatatgtcAAATGAAtcgctttcccccccccccccttggctttCTTTATTATCcaactttcatacccatacacggtgattggaaatacaagagtgtggattatcttgatcttggtctccaatgacacatccttatatttaatgatcttttctagttccttccttgctgcccttcctagtctacCTATTAAATAATATCATCCGctctatttaatttttaaaaggaatcaagATCATTAAGATTTCCCATATAAATTTATTTAGCACTTCAAGTGCTTTAAAGTTCTGGTCTGGAATATATCTAACGTTTAAAGAAAATTTTGATTTTAGATTTCCATTTATAATGGAGCTACAATCCGATTCACTGGTGTGTTGCTATAATTGCTTTTCATCTGACATTTCAGTGTATACTTTGGGCCTGTTACTTTCATGCATGCAGACTAAATCAGTGGAATGGTGATCATTTTGTACACTCAGTTTCTTTCTACGTTGTTTAAGAAAAGATGTTGACACTTTATTCTGACAGAGATGAGAGTTCTCTGTTTTGAAACACAGGGGATTAAGAAATGACTTTGGgcactggaaaatgttttatatttCTCTTCCTAGTTAAACAAAAGTAACTCTTGTAATGGATGGAAGGGACATTTTTCAACTCCATTTATGCTAGAACATAAGACGGTTCTTTATAGCTGATGCATCTCTGATTTAACGCAAGGCACTTTGCTTTAAAGAGCTGTTAGAGGCCTTCCAGGAAATGTTCAAATGCACTCAGAGCAGAAATAAATCTGCTTATATATGATGTTTTAAATTCCTCCTTTGTTCTTTACTAATAAAGCCTGGCACATGAAAATATGCCCcttgttacttaaaaaaatagtttggaaATTGCTGAGCCGTGCAGAGAACTTCACAAAATCCtggtttaaaataattttgccaTCAGATTCTCTttacctcctcctccacctttggTTCAATATATATCTACATTaacagtgtttatttttaaattaaaaatttgatTAACCCACTCCAGGCGAAGTTGCCAAATGTGTCCCGAGAAAACCAACAGAACAAgtaatttttttcacttcctttgtTTAGCTGGCTTGGTTGTCATGATGGGTCAGGAGAACCCAGCTGAAGTTAGGAAGTTTTATGTGCCTTTCATTTCAGCTGGAAAATTAATAGCTTTCTCACCATGATCTCTGATATTTAAAACGCTTCAATGTGGCTGGAGTAGGCCCACAcacccttctttcctttttattattgctAGATTTCAAGTGAAGACTGGAGTGAAAGATGCCAAGTGAAGCTAATGGGATGTAAGTGTATGGGAGGTTGGCTTCAAACGGGTTATCATCAGCCCTGAGGACACTCcctgatgctggaggagagagatGTATGGGCTGCATGGGCTGCTCTGCATGCCCCCGAACTAGCCTGCAGCCCTCAAGGATAACGGAGGATGCTGTCCTGTTCCCCTGTCAAAGTCACATTTATCTGCTGGTTGGGTGGGTGTCCAATGGATCCCGAAGCCAAATGGCCTGGGACAGCCCTCACCTTTGGAGCACTGCAGCATTACATGTCAGTTCCCCATTTATTTGCTCCTCCACTCCCCATACTATTTAAGACCATTCCTGGCACAAACTATGCTTCTAGCAAGAATCTCATTCTTGGCCTTTCTAAATACAGGTAGCGAAGCCAGGATCCACCCTGTTGTACATACAGGGTGTCACCACCATGCTGCTGAATATCCTTTCCAGGGATGCAGTCCTCCATGGAGCTGCCCTAATGTACACATGGGAGGTCtggaaaagttcagaggagggaaacattATAAAGGAAGGACGGAATAGTTGACATGCACATGTGCGCTGTGGACTGAAACCCCTTCCATTCTTCAATTGGGTTCTGCCAGAAGCCACTGGCTACCTTTAAGGTGGGTTAGGATGGAGTCTCCATGTCCCCCTTTTGAAACTCCTAATCTGAATTCATGATGAACTTTGTAGCATGTCTTCCTTGCAAGTAAGTCTGCCAAGTGCAATGGCACTTGCTTTCAAGTAAGCACACAGAGGGTTACAACCCTGAGTGGTGTGGGTGTCCGTCACACACATAGACAGAGGCAGAGTTCCCACTAACTGAGACCAATTGTCTTCTCGAAATTGTGttcgcgaaagctttcacggccgggatctaatggttgttgtgggtttttcgggctttctggccatgttctgaaggttgttcttcctaatgttttgccagtctctgtggccggcatcttcagaggacagcacttcagaggagtgaacaaccttcagaacacggccaaagagcccaaaaaacccacaacaaccaaatttaaGTATTCATTAAATATAAGTGCCATAGTAGAGTGCCTTTTCTGTACAGAGATGCTCACTTTTCCCTGTTGGTGTTTTTCTCACTTTTTTGGACATGAGtgaatgcttgttgttgtttagtcgttaagttgtgtctgactctttgtgaccccatggaccaaagcatgccaggccctcctgtctttgagTGAATGCCACCTTTTCTTAATTTATGCACCTTTCATCAGatacagccagccagccagccagccagccagccagccagccagccagccagccagccagccagccagccttccttccttccttccttccttccttccttccttccttccttccttccttccttccttccttccttccttccttccttccttccttctatatgCTAGCCTTCATCATAAGTATTCCAGATACAAATGCCTACTTACAGAACGAAAAAGCCAATGGTCTGTGAAACACTTTAtccaaacaataaaataaaataagcccaACCTAATCAGGAACAGGAGATTATTGCAGGCACCGTTTTGGAGCTGTGAGCCGTTGTGACTTTGACACTAAATTCAATTGCATGAGAAGCAGGTCTGCCTTTTATTAAAGTTTACATTTGGCACTAACACAGATGAGGAAAGggagagcaggcaaaacaaaagcaaaaaaaagttgTCTTTTGCAGCATCACCTAGCTTTGTGCTGCTGTCTACACTGACTGGAGTGGCTCTCCAGGACTGCAAGAAGGGAGTTTTCCCTACCTTAACTGGAGATGCAGATGCTCAAATCCTCAATCTTCTGAATGCAAATTTCTACCACTGAGTTGTAACCCTTCCCCTACACACAGCTTAGCATTCTCAAAGTGGAGCATACGAATCTTTGACTTCTCTCTCTTGCTGCCTTCCAAAAATCATTTTCAGAACTTTCCCAACTCTGTGTTGTGTGAGAGGTCATTCATGAGTACATCACTCATTTCGTTAGAGCAGGAATATGTAAATTACATCCCAATGGGGCCATAAGCTCATGCCAAGAGCACATTTCATCTTTAGTTACAGTAGCTGCTGTGCTCTTGTGCTATTCTTCTCTGCAAGCTCTGTCAgccatcttcctttcttctgtgcCTTTGTCACATCAGTTTCCATATTCTGCATCTAATGGAAATTTCAGAGCAGCAACAGGGAGGGACTCCCTTGTGAAATCCCAGTGCCTTCCCTTTCAATTGAGAACCTCTTTCAGTACCATTTCACCAGGTCTTTATTCTGCCCACCATCACTCTACAGACAAATATTTGACACCCAAGTTGTTTGAATCATCATAACTGAcagttttttaaaccaaaaaggATGTAAATATagcacattttaattaaaaagtcaAATTATATCTGACAAAACAGTCATGACTGTGAAACATTGGCcaaattctgttgatgtttacATAAGGTTTACAtaatttgccatggctaattgtgactaactgatgaggtgccaagGTTCTTCCCACAATTCCTCCTGCTGATTTCAATCCCTGGAGACAACAAGTATTCTGCATAGGAAGGAAGGATGCCGTGTTGCTCTAGTGCAGACCATTGGCCCATCTTCCTTAGTTCTGTCTGAACTAAGTGCCAGGACTTTGAGCAGGGGGATCTTGCCCCTTTCCTCCCCAGAGATGCCAGGGCAACACTACGGACCTTTTGCAAGTAAAGCAGATTAGCTGCCACTTAAACAAATGATCCTCTCAATGCACTTG
The Pogona vitticeps strain Pit_001003342236 chromosome 1, PviZW2.1, whole genome shotgun sequence genome window above contains:
- the B3GALT1 gene encoding beta-1,3-galactosyltransferase 1, translating into MNRRAPGTMASKVSCLYVLTVVCWASALWYLSITRPTSSYTVHKTYDSISMARKNVSFGNIRTRPINPHSFDFLINEPEKCEKNPPFLVILISTTHKEFDARQAIRETWGDENNFKGIKISTLFLLGKNTDPVLNQMVEQESQIFHDIIVEDFIDSYHNLTLKTLMGMRWVATFCSKAKYVMKTDSDIFVNMDNLIYKLLKPSTKPRRRYFTGYVINGGPIRDVRSKWYMPRDLYPDSNYPPFCSGTGYIFSADVAEMIYKTSLHTRLLHLEDVYVGLCLRKLGIHPFQNSGFNHWKMAYSLCRYRRVITVHQISPEEMHRIWNDMSSKKHLRC